A portion of the Citrobacter rodentium NBRC 105723 = DSM 16636 genome contains these proteins:
- the dnaE gene encoding DNA polymerase III subunit alpha: MSEPRFVHLRVHSDYSMIDGLAKTGPLVKKAAALGMPALAITDFTNLCGLVKFYGAGHSAGIKPIVGADFHVQSELMGDELTHLTVLAANNTGYQNLTLLISKAYQRGYGAAGPVIDRDWLIELNEGLILLSGGRMGDVGRGLLRGNSALVEECVAFYEQHFPDRYFLELIRTGRPDEESYLHAAVELAEARGLPVVATNDVRFIDSADFDAHEIRVAIHDGFTLDDPKRPRNYSPQQYMRTEEEMCELFSDIPEALENSVEIARRCNVTVRLGEYFLPQFPTGDMTTEDFLVKKSKEGLEERLAFLFPDEEERKKRRPEYDERLDIELQVINQMGFPGYFLIVMEFIQWSKDNGVPVGPGRGSGAGSLVAYALKITDLDPLEFDLLFERFLNPERVSMPDFDVDFCMEKRDQVIEHVADMYGRDAVSQIITFGTMAAKAVIRDVGRVLGHPYGFVDRISKLVPPDPGMTLAKAFEAEPQLPEIYEADEEVKALIDMARKLEGVTRNAGKHAGGVVIAPTKITDFAPLYCDEQGQHPVTQFDKNDVEYAGLVKFDFLGLRTLTIINWALEMINKRREKNGEPPLDIAAIPLDDKKSFDMLQRSETTAVFQLESRGMKDLIKRLQPDCFEDMIALVALFRPGPLQSGMVDNFIDRKHGREEISYPDVQWQHESLKPVLEPTYGIILYQEQVMQIAQVLSGYTLGGADMLRRAMGKKKPEEMAKQRSVFEEGARKNGIDGELAIKIFDLVEKFAGYGFNKSHSAAYALVSYQTLWLKAHYPAEFMAAVMTADMDNTEKVVGLVDECWRMGLKILPPDINSGLYHFHVNDEGEIVYGIGAIKGVGEGPIEAIIEARNNGGYFRELFDLCARTDTKKLNRRVLEKLIMSGAFDRLGPHRAALMNSLGDALKAADQHAKAEAIGQADMFGVLAEEPEQIEQSYASCQPWPEQVVLDGERETLGLYLTGHPINQYLKEIERYVGGYRLKDMHPTERGKVTTAAGLVIAARVMVTKRGNRIGICTLDDRSGRLEVMLFTDALDKYQQLLEKDRILIVSGQVSFDDFSGGLKMTAREVMDIDEAREKYARGLAISLTDRQIDDQLLNRLRQSLEPHRSGTIPVHLYYQRADARARLRFGAAWRVSPSDRLLNDLRGLIGSEQVELEFD; this comes from the coding sequence ATGTCTGAACCACGTTTCGTCCACCTGCGGGTGCACAGCGACTACTCTATGATCGATGGGCTGGCTAAAACCGGACCGCTGGTAAAAAAGGCGGCCGCGTTGGGCATGCCAGCGCTGGCGATCACCGATTTTACCAACCTCTGCGGTCTGGTGAAGTTCTACGGAGCGGGGCATAGCGCCGGGATTAAGCCAATTGTCGGCGCGGATTTCCATGTTCAGAGCGAGCTGATGGGCGATGAGCTCACTCATCTGACGGTGCTGGCGGCGAATAATACCGGCTATCAAAACCTTACCTTGCTGATCTCAAAGGCCTACCAGCGCGGCTACGGCGCGGCGGGGCCGGTTATCGATCGTGACTGGCTGATTGAACTGAACGAAGGGCTGATCCTGCTCTCTGGCGGGCGCATGGGCGACGTGGGGCGCGGCCTGCTGCGCGGCAACAGCGCGCTGGTTGAAGAGTGCGTCGCCTTTTATGAACAACACTTTCCGGATCGTTACTTCCTCGAGCTGATTCGTACCGGCAGACCGGATGAAGAGAGCTATCTGCACGCGGCGGTTGAACTGGCGGAAGCGCGCGGCTTACCGGTGGTCGCCACCAACGACGTGCGTTTTATCGACAGCGCTGACTTTGATGCGCATGAAATCCGTGTCGCCATTCACGATGGTTTCACCCTCGACGATCCTAAGCGCCCGCGCAACTATTCGCCGCAGCAGTATATGCGCACGGAAGAGGAGATGTGTGAACTCTTCTCCGATATTCCGGAAGCGCTGGAAAACAGCGTTGAGATTGCCAGACGCTGTAACGTGACGGTACGCCTGGGCGAGTATTTCCTGCCGCAGTTCCCGACCGGCGATATGACCACCGAAGACTTCCTGGTCAAGAAATCGAAAGAGGGGCTGGAAGAGCGTCTGGCGTTCCTGTTCCCGGATGAGGAAGAACGTAAAAAACGCCGCCCGGAATATGATGAACGCCTGGATATTGAGCTTCAGGTTATCAACCAGATGGGATTCCCCGGCTACTTCCTGATCGTTATGGAGTTTATTCAGTGGTCGAAGGACAACGGCGTGCCGGTTGGTCCGGGCCGCGGATCGGGCGCGGGGTCGCTGGTGGCCTACGCGCTGAAAATTACCGACCTCGATCCGCTGGAATTCGACCTGCTGTTCGAACGCTTCCTTAACCCGGAACGTGTCTCCATGCCTGACTTCGACGTTGACTTCTGTATGGAGAAACGCGACCAGGTCATTGAGCACGTGGCGGACATGTACGGTCGTGACGCGGTATCGCAGATTATTACCTTCGGTACGATGGCGGCGAAAGCGGTTATCCGCGACGTGGGCCGCGTGCTGGGGCATCCGTATGGCTTTGTCGATCGCATTTCGAAACTGGTGCCGCCCGATCCGGGGATGACCCTGGCGAAAGCGTTTGAGGCCGAGCCGCAGCTGCCGGAAATCTACGAAGCTGACGAAGAGGTCAAAGCGCTGATCGACATGGCGCGTAAGCTGGAAGGCGTGACGCGTAACGCCGGTAAGCACGCCGGCGGCGTGGTGATCGCCCCCACCAAAATTACCGATTTCGCGCCGCTGTACTGCGATGAGCAGGGACAGCACCCGGTAACCCAGTTTGATAAGAACGACGTGGAGTACGCCGGACTGGTGAAGTTTGACTTCCTCGGTCTGCGCACGCTCACCATCATTAACTGGGCGCTGGAGATGATCAACAAGCGGCGCGAAAAGAACGGCGAGCCGCCGCTGGATATCGCCGCTATTCCGCTGGATGACAAGAAAAGCTTCGACATGCTGCAACGCTCGGAAACCACCGCGGTCTTCCAGCTGGAATCCCGCGGCATGAAGGATCTGATTAAGCGTCTGCAGCCTGACTGCTTCGAAGATATGATCGCGCTGGTGGCCCTGTTCCGCCCGGGCCCGTTGCAGTCCGGGATGGTGGATAACTTTATCGACCGTAAGCATGGCCGCGAAGAGATCTCTTACCCGGACGTCCAGTGGCAGCATGAAAGCCTGAAGCCGGTGCTGGAGCCGACCTACGGCATCATCCTGTACCAGGAACAGGTGATGCAGATTGCCCAGGTGCTCTCCGGCTATACCCTCGGCGGCGCGGACATGCTGCGTCGTGCGATGGGTAAGAAAAAACCGGAAGAGATGGCCAAGCAGCGTTCCGTCTTTGAGGAAGGGGCAAGGAAGAACGGCATTGACGGCGAACTGGCGATAAAGATCTTCGACCTGGTGGAAAAGTTCGCTGGTTACGGCTTTAACAAATCGCACTCCGCCGCCTACGCGCTGGTCTCCTATCAGACGCTGTGGCTGAAAGCGCACTATCCCGCTGAGTTTATGGCCGCGGTCATGACCGCCGATATGGACAACACCGAGAAGGTGGTTGGTCTGGTGGATGAGTGCTGGCGTATGGGGCTGAAGATCCTGCCGCCGGATATCAACTCCGGGCTGTATCACTTCCACGTTAACGACGAAGGTGAGATCGTCTACGGCATCGGCGCGATCAAGGGCGTTGGCGAAGGTCCGATCGAGGCGATCATCGAGGCGCGCAATAACGGCGGCTACTTCCGCGAGCTGTTCGATCTTTGCGCCCGCACCGACACGAAAAAGCTCAACCGCCGGGTGCTGGAAAAACTGATCATGTCCGGGGCCTTTGACCGCCTGGGACCGCACCGCGCGGCGCTGATGAACTCGCTGGGCGACGCGCTGAAAGCCGCCGATCAGCACGCGAAAGCGGAGGCCATCGGCCAGGCCGATATGTTCGGCGTACTGGCGGAGGAGCCGGAGCAGATTGAGCAATCCTACGCCAGCTGCCAGCCGTGGCCGGAACAGGTGGTGCTTGACGGAGAGCGTGAAACGCTGGGGCTGTACCTGACGGGCCACCCGATTAATCAGTATTTAAAAGAAATTGAGCGCTATGTCGGAGGCTACAGGCTGAAAGACATGCATCCGACAGAACGTGGTAAAGTGACCACGGCTGCGGGGCTCGTCATTGCCGCAAGGGTTATGGTCACCAAGCGCGGCAATCGTATCGGCATCTGTACGCTGGATGACCGTTCCGGACGTCTGGAGGTGATGCTCTTTACCGACGCCCTGGATAAATACCAGCAGCTGCTGGAAAAAGACCGCATACTTATCGTCAGCGGACAGGTCAGCTTTGATGACTTCAGCGGGGGGCTTAAAATGACCGCCCGCGAAGTGATGGATATTGACGAAGCACGGGAAAAATATGCTCGCGGGCTTGCTATCTCGCTGACGGACAGGCAAATTGATGACCAGCTTTTAAACCGACTCCGTCAGTCTCTGGAACCCCACCGCTCGGGGACAATTCCAGTACATCTCTACTATCAGAGGGCGGATGCGCGCGCGCGCTTGCGTTTTGGCGCAGCGTGGCGTGTTTCTCCGAGCGATCGTTTGTTAAACGATCTCCGTGGCCTCATTGGTTCGGAGCAGGTGGAACTGGAGTTTGACTAA
- the skp gene encoding molecular chaperone Skp, protein MKKWLLAAGLGLAMVTSAQAADKIAIVNMGSLFQQVAQKTGVSKTLENEFKSRASELQRMETDLQSKMQRLQSMKAGSERTKLEKDVMAQRQTFSQKAQAFEQDRARRSNEERGKLVTRIQSAVKSVASSQSIDLVVDANTVAYNSSDVKDITADVLKQVK, encoded by the coding sequence GTGAAAAAGTGGTTATTAGCGGCAGGTCTTGGTTTGGCAATGGTCACGTCGGCACAGGCTGCAGACAAAATTGCAATCGTCAATATGGGTAGCCTGTTCCAGCAGGTTGCGCAGAAGACCGGTGTTTCCAAAACGCTGGAAAACGAGTTCAAAAGCCGCGCCAGCGAACTGCAGCGTATGGAAACCGACCTGCAGTCCAAAATGCAGCGTCTGCAGTCCATGAAAGCAGGTAGCGAACGTACCAAACTGGAAAAAGACGTGATGGCTCAGCGCCAGACCTTCTCCCAGAAAGCGCAGGCTTTCGAGCAGGATCGCGCGCGTCGTTCCAATGAAGAGCGTGGCAAACTGGTTACCCGTATCCAGAGCGCTGTGAAATCCGTTGCCAGCAGCCAGAGCATCGATCTGGTCGTTGACGCGAACACCGTTGCTTACAACAGCAGCGATGTGAAAGATATCACCGCTGACGTGCTGAAACAGGTTAAATAA
- the fabZ gene encoding 3-hydroxyacyl-ACP dehydratase FabZ: MTTNTHTLHIEEILELLPHRFPFLLVDRVLDFEEGRFLRAVKNVSVNEPFFQGHFPGKPIFPGVLILEAMAQATGILAFKSVGKLEPGELYYFAGIDEARFKRPVVPGDQMIMEVTFEKTRRGLTRFKGVALVDGKVVCEATMMCARSREA, from the coding sequence TTGACTACTAACACTCATACTCTGCACATTGAAGAGATTTTAGAACTTCTGCCGCATCGTTTTCCGTTTTTACTGGTCGATCGCGTGCTGGATTTTGAAGAAGGTCGTTTTCTGCGCGCAGTGAAAAATGTCTCTGTGAACGAGCCGTTTTTCCAGGGACATTTTCCGGGTAAGCCGATTTTTCCGGGCGTTCTTATTCTGGAAGCCATGGCGCAGGCTACCGGTATCCTGGCGTTTAAAAGCGTAGGCAAACTGGAGCCAGGCGAACTGTACTATTTCGCGGGCATTGATGAAGCGCGCTTTAAGCGTCCTGTTGTGCCGGGCGATCAGATGATTATGGAAGTCACTTTCGAGAAAACGCGCCGTGGCCTGACCCGTTTTAAAGGGGTTGCGCTGGTCGACGGTAAAGTAGTTTGCGAAGCAACGATGATGTGCGCTCGTAGCCGGGAGGCCTGA
- the lpxB gene encoding lipid-A-disaccharide synthase — MANPRPLTIALVAGETSGDILGAGLIRALKARVPHARFVGVAGPRMQAEGCEAWYEMEELAVMGIVEVLGRLRRLLHIRADLTRRFTALQPDVFVGIDAPDFNITLEGNLKKQGIKTIHYVSPSVWAWRQKRVFKIGRSTDMVLAFLPFEKAFYDKYNVPCRFIGHTMADAMPLDPDKNAARDAIGIPHDAHCLALLPGSRGAEVEMLSADFLKTAQLLRQRYPDLEVVVPLVNARRREQFEKIKAETAPELHVHLLDGMGREAMVASDAALLASGTAALECMLAKCPMVVGYRMKPFTFWLAKRLVKTDYVSLPNLLAGRELVKELLQEECEPQKLAQALLPLLAKGETSHAMHDTFRELHQQIRCNADEQAADAVLELAQ; from the coding sequence ATGGCCAACCCGCGACCATTAACGATTGCCCTGGTCGCCGGAGAAACCTCCGGCGATATTCTTGGCGCTGGCCTGATCCGTGCGCTGAAGGCGCGCGTTCCGCACGCCCGTTTTGTCGGTGTGGCTGGTCCGCGTATGCAGGCCGAAGGCTGCGAAGCCTGGTATGAAATGGAAGAGCTGGCGGTAATGGGCATTGTTGAAGTGCTCGGTCGCCTGCGTCGTCTGCTGCATATCCGCGCCGACTTAACCCGCCGCTTCACCGCATTACAGCCAGATGTCTTTGTCGGCATCGATGCGCCTGATTTCAATATCACCCTTGAAGGGAACCTGAAAAAGCAGGGCATAAAAACCATTCATTATGTCAGTCCGTCCGTCTGGGCGTGGCGACAGAAACGCGTTTTCAAAATAGGCAGATCCACCGACATGGTGCTGGCCTTTCTGCCTTTCGAAAAAGCGTTTTACGATAAATATAACGTGCCGTGCCGTTTTATTGGTCATACGATGGCGGACGCCATGCCGCTGGACCCGGATAAAAACGCGGCGCGCGACGCGATTGGCATCCCGCACGATGCCCACTGTCTGGCATTGCTGCCTGGCAGTCGCGGCGCGGAAGTGGAAATGCTCAGCGCCGACTTCCTGAAAACCGCGCAGCTGTTGCGACAGCGCTATCCCGATCTCGAAGTGGTGGTGCCGTTGGTCAATGCCAGACGGCGCGAGCAGTTTGAGAAAATTAAAGCGGAAACGGCGCCGGAGCTGCACGTTCATCTGCTCGACGGCATGGGGCGCGAAGCGATGGTCGCCAGCGATGCGGCACTGCTGGCGTCCGGCACCGCCGCGCTTGAGTGTATGCTGGCGAAATGCCCGATGGTGGTGGGTTATCGTATGAAGCCCTTTACCTTCTGGCTGGCAAAGCGGCTGGTTAAAACCGACTACGTTTCGCTGCCGAATCTGCTGGCGGGAAGGGAACTGGTTAAAGAACTATTGCAGGAAGAGTGTGAACCGCAGAAGCTTGCGCAAGCCCTGCTGCCGCTGCTGGCGAAGGGTGAAACCAGCCACGCGATGCACGATACCTTCCGCGAACTGCATCAGCAGATCCGTTGCAACGCCGATGAGCAGGCGGCGGATGCTGTGCTGGAGTTAGCACAATGA
- the rnhB gene encoding ribonuclease HII translates to MIEFVYPHTRLVAGVDEVGRGPLVGAVVTAAVILDPARPIVGLNDSKKLSEKRRLALYQEIKEKALSWSLGRAEPHEIDKLNILHATMLAMQRAVAGLHIAPEYVLIDGNRCPALPVPSMAVVKGDSRVAEISAASILAKVTRDAEMAALDSVFPQYGFAQHKGYPTAFHLEALAAHGATEHHRRSFGPVKRALGLAS, encoded by the coding sequence ATGATCGAATTTGTTTATCCGCATACGCGTTTAGTCGCCGGTGTGGATGAAGTCGGGCGAGGCCCGCTGGTCGGCGCGGTGGTCACGGCCGCCGTTATTCTCGATCCGGCGCGTCCGATTGTGGGTCTTAACGATTCCAAAAAATTATCGGAAAAGCGACGGCTGGCGCTGTATCAGGAGATCAAAGAGAAAGCGTTAAGCTGGAGTCTTGGACGCGCAGAGCCGCATGAGATCGATAAGCTGAACATCCTTCATGCCACCATGCTGGCGATGCAGCGCGCGGTGGCGGGCCTGCATATCGCGCCGGAATATGTGCTGATTGACGGCAATCGCTGTCCCGCGCTGCCGGTGCCGTCAATGGCGGTCGTTAAAGGCGATAGCCGGGTGGCGGAAATCAGCGCTGCGTCGATCCTCGCGAAGGTGACGCGGGATGCGGAAATGGCCGCGCTGGATAGCGTTTTCCCGCAGTATGGATTCGCCCAGCACAAAGGCTATCCAACCGCTTTTCATCTGGAGGCGCTGGCGGCACATGGCGCTACAGAGCACCATCGTCGCAGCTTTGGCCCCGTCAAACGCGCACTGGGACTCGCGTCCTGA
- the lpxA gene encoding acyl-ACP--UDP-N-acetylglucosamine O-acyltransferase, translating to MIDKSAFIHPTAIVEEGASVGANVHIGPFCLVGPHVEIGEGTVLKSHVVVNGHTKIGRDNEIYQFASIGEVNQDLKYAGEPTRVEIGDRNRIRESVTIHRGTVQGGGLTKVGSDNLLMINAHVAHDCTIGDRCILANNATLAGHVSLDDYVIIGGMTAVHQFCIIGAHVMVGGCSGVAQDVPPYVIAQGNHATPFGVNIEGLKRRGFTREAITAIRNAYKALYRSGKTLEEAKPDIAELAKQHPEVQPFSDFFARSTRGLIR from the coding sequence GTGATTGATAAATCCGCCTTTATTCATCCAACCGCCATTGTGGAAGAAGGCGCCTCTGTCGGCGCTAACGTTCATATTGGTCCTTTTTGCCTTGTTGGACCCCATGTTGAAATTGGTGAGGGAACCGTACTGAAGTCTCACGTTGTCGTGAACGGCCACACTAAAATTGGCCGCGATAACGAGATTTATCAGTTCGCCTCCATCGGTGAAGTGAACCAGGATCTGAAATACGCTGGCGAACCTACCCGCGTGGAAATCGGCGATCGTAACCGTATTCGCGAAAGCGTTACCATTCATCGTGGCACGGTACAGGGCGGTGGATTAACGAAGGTGGGCAGCGATAACCTGTTGATGATCAACGCTCATGTGGCGCACGACTGCACAATAGGCGATCGCTGTATTCTGGCGAATAACGCCACCCTCGCCGGTCACGTTTCGCTGGATGACTATGTCATCATCGGCGGCATGACCGCGGTGCATCAGTTCTGCATTATCGGGGCGCACGTGATGGTGGGCGGATGTTCCGGCGTGGCTCAGGACGTTCCGCCGTACGTTATCGCCCAGGGCAACCACGCCACGCCGTTTGGCGTGAACATTGAAGGGCTGAAGCGCCGCGGCTTTACCCGCGAAGCGATCACCGCGATTCGCAATGCCTACAAAGCGCTGTACCGCAGTGGTAAGACGCTGGAAGAAGCGAAACCGGACATCGCCGAACTGGCGAAGCAGCACCCGGAAGTTCAGCCGTTCAGCGATTTCTTTGCCCGCTCAACCCGCGGTCTGATTCGTTAA
- the lpxD gene encoding UDP-3-O-(3-hydroxymyristoyl)glucosamine N-acyltransferase, whose product MPSIRLSDLAEQLDAELHGDGDIVITGVASMQSAQTGHITFMVNPKYREHLALCQASAVVMTQDDLPFAKSAALVVKNPYLTYARMAQILDTTPQPAKDIAPSAVVDATATLGNHVSIGANAVIESGVELGDNVVIGAGCFVGKNTKIGAGSRLWANVTVYHDIQIGENCLIQSGTVIGADGFGYANDRGNWVKIPQLGRVIIGDRVEIGACTTIDRGALDDTVIGNGVIIDNQCQIAHNVVIGDNTAVAGGVIMAGSLKIGRYCMIGGASVINGHMEICDKVTVTGMGMVMRPITEPGVYSSGIPLQPNKVWRKTAALVMNIDDMSKRLKAIERKVNQQD is encoded by the coding sequence ATGCCTTCAATTCGACTGTCTGATTTAGCAGAGCAGTTGGATGCAGAATTACACGGTGATGGCGATATCGTCATCACCGGCGTTGCGTCCATGCAATCTGCGCAAACGGGTCACATTACGTTCATGGTGAATCCGAAGTACCGTGAGCATCTGGCTTTGTGCCAGGCGTCCGCCGTTGTGATGACGCAGGACGATCTTCCTTTTGCTAAAAGCGCTGCGCTGGTAGTGAAGAATCCCTACCTGACCTACGCGCGAATGGCGCAAATTTTAGATACCACGCCGCAGCCGGCGAAAGACATTGCGCCGAGCGCAGTCGTTGACGCCACGGCAACGCTGGGTAACCATGTCTCAATCGGCGCGAACGCGGTGATTGAATCCGGCGTGGAACTGGGCGACAACGTGGTGATTGGCGCCGGTTGTTTCGTCGGGAAAAATACGAAAATAGGCGCCGGTTCGCGCCTGTGGGCAAACGTAACGGTTTACCACGACATCCAGATCGGTGAGAATTGCCTGATTCAGTCCGGTACGGTCATTGGCGCTGACGGTTTTGGTTATGCCAACGATCGCGGCAACTGGGTGAAGATCCCGCAGCTTGGTCGCGTTATTATTGGCGATCGCGTGGAGATCGGCGCCTGTACCACCATTGACCGCGGCGCGCTGGATGATACGGTGATCGGCAACGGCGTTATCATTGATAACCAGTGCCAGATTGCGCATAACGTCGTGATTGGCGACAATACGGCGGTTGCCGGTGGCGTCATTATGGCGGGCAGCCTGAAGATTGGCCGTTACTGTATGATTGGCGGTGCCAGCGTAATCAACGGGCATATGGAAATATGCGACAAGGTTACGGTGACTGGCATGGGTATGGTGATGCGTCCCATCACGGAACCTGGCGTCTATTCCTCAGGCATTCCGCTGCAACCTAACAAAGTATGGCGTAAGACAGCCGCACTGGTGATGAACATTGATGATATGAGCAAGCGCCTCAAAGCGATTGAGCGCAAGGTTAATCAACAAGACTAA